One Anolis carolinensis isolate JA03-04 chromosome 4, rAnoCar3.1.pri, whole genome shotgun sequence DNA window includes the following coding sequences:
- the dek gene encoding protein DEK isoform X3 produces the protein MTSVSEKDGSQAAEEEEEKSPEAENKVEESEEEEDEEEKEKSLIVEGKREKKKVDRLTMQVSSLQKEPFTVTPGKGQKLCEIERIHYFLSKKKTDELRNLHKLLYNRPGTVASLKKNVGQFSGFPFEKGSDLYKKKEEMLKKYRNAVLKSICEVLDLERSGVNSELVKRILNFLMHPKSSGKQLPKSKRAPSKGGKKERSSSGTARKAKKTKDPEILSDESSSEEDEKKEKDESSEEDKESEEEQPKKSSKKEKPKQKTASKSKKGTKTAYVKKADSSTTKKNQNNSKKESESEDSSDDEPLIKKVKKPPTDEELKETVKKLLANANLEEVTMKQICKKVYENYPCYDLSGRKEFIKKTVTELIS, from the exons ATGACGTCTGTTTCCGAAAAAGACGGCTCCCAAGCCgctgaagaggaggaagaaaagagccCAGAAGCTGAAAACAAAGTGGAAGAgagcgaagaggaggaggacgaagaagAGAAAG AAAAAAGTCTTATtgtagaaggaaaaagagaaaagaaaaaagtggacAGATTGACCATGCAAGTGTCCTCATTGCAGAAGGAACCCTTTACAGTTACACCAG GAAAGGGACAAAAACTTTGTGAGATTGAAAGGATACACTACTTTTTAAGCAAGAAAAAAACAGATGAACTTCGAAATCTGCACAAGCTTCTTTACAACAGACCAGGAACA GTTGCCTCACTAAAGAAGAATGTAGGCCAATTCAGTGGGTTCCCATTTGAAAAAGGAAGTGACCTatacaagaaaaaagaagaaatgttgAAAAA ATACAGAAATGCAGTGCTAAAAAGTATTTGTGAAGTTCTTGATTTGGAAAGATCAGGAGTTAACAGTGAATTGGTGAAACGAATCTTAAACTTCTTGATGCATCCAAAATCTTCTGGCAAG caATTGCCAAAATCCAAAAGAGCCCCTAGCAAAGGTGGCAAGAAAGAACGCAGTAGTTCTGGAACAGCGCGAAAAGCCAAAAAGACTAAAGATCCAGAGATCCTGTCAGATGAATCTAGCAgtgaagaagatgaaaagaaagagaaagatgaaTCATCTGAAGAAGATAAAGAAAGTGAAGAAGAG CAACCTAAAAAGtcatcaaaaaaagaaaagcccAAACAGAAGACAGcttcaaaaagcaaaaagggcACAAAAACTGCTTATGTCAAGAAAGCAGATAGCAGCACAACCAAGAAGAATCAGAACAATTCCAAAAAAG aaagtGAATCTGAGGATAGTTCTGATGATGAGCCTTTAATTAAAAAGGTGAAAAAACCACCTACAGATGAAGAACTGAAAGAAACAGTGAAGAAGCTGTTAGCTAATGCAAACCTAGAGGAAGTTACTATGAAACAGATTTGTAAAAAG GTATATGAAAACTATCCCTGTTATGATTTGTCTGGCAGAAAAGAGTTCATCAAAAAGACAGTGACAGAG CTCATTTCATGA
- the dek gene encoding protein DEK isoform X2 has product MTSVSEKDGSQAAEEEEEKSPEAENKVEESEEEEDEEEKEKSLIVEGKREKKKVDRLTMQVSSLQKEPFTVTPGKGQKLCEIERIHYFLSKKKTDELRNLHKLLYNRPGTVASLKKNVGQFSGFPFEKGSDLYKKKEEMLKKYRNAVLKSICEVLDLERSGVNSELVKRILNFLMHPKSSGKQLPKSKRAPSKGGKKERSSSGTARKAKKTKDPEILSDESSSEEDEKKEKDESSEEDKESEEEQPKKSSKKEKPKQKTASKSKKGTKTAYVKKADSSTTKKNQNNSKKESESEDSSDDEPLIKKVKKPPTDEELKETVKKLLANANLEEVTMKQICKKVYENYPCYDLSGRKEFIKKTVTEVNT; this is encoded by the exons ATGACGTCTGTTTCCGAAAAAGACGGCTCCCAAGCCgctgaagaggaggaagaaaagagccCAGAAGCTGAAAACAAAGTGGAAGAgagcgaagaggaggaggacgaagaagAGAAAG AAAAAAGTCTTATtgtagaaggaaaaagagaaaagaaaaaagtggacAGATTGACCATGCAAGTGTCCTCATTGCAGAAGGAACCCTTTACAGTTACACCAG GAAAGGGACAAAAACTTTGTGAGATTGAAAGGATACACTACTTTTTAAGCAAGAAAAAAACAGATGAACTTCGAAATCTGCACAAGCTTCTTTACAACAGACCAGGAACA GTTGCCTCACTAAAGAAGAATGTAGGCCAATTCAGTGGGTTCCCATTTGAAAAAGGAAGTGACCTatacaagaaaaaagaagaaatgttgAAAAA ATACAGAAATGCAGTGCTAAAAAGTATTTGTGAAGTTCTTGATTTGGAAAGATCAGGAGTTAACAGTGAATTGGTGAAACGAATCTTAAACTTCTTGATGCATCCAAAATCTTCTGGCAAG caATTGCCAAAATCCAAAAGAGCCCCTAGCAAAGGTGGCAAGAAAGAACGCAGTAGTTCTGGAACAGCGCGAAAAGCCAAAAAGACTAAAGATCCAGAGATCCTGTCAGATGAATCTAGCAgtgaagaagatgaaaagaaagagaaagatgaaTCATCTGAAGAAGATAAAGAAAGTGAAGAAGAG CAACCTAAAAAGtcatcaaaaaaagaaaagcccAAACAGAAGACAGcttcaaaaagcaaaaagggcACAAAAACTGCTTATGTCAAGAAAGCAGATAGCAGCACAACCAAGAAGAATCAGAACAATTCCAAAAAAG aaagtGAATCTGAGGATAGTTCTGATGATGAGCCTTTAATTAAAAAGGTGAAAAAACCACCTACAGATGAAGAACTGAAAGAAACAGTGAAGAAGCTGTTAGCTAATGCAAACCTAGAGGAAGTTACTATGAAACAGATTTGTAAAAAG GTATATGAAAACTATCCCTGTTATGATTTGTCTGGCAGAAAAGAGTTCATCAAAAAGACAGTGACAGAGGTAAATACTTGA